A genome region from Arachidicoccus soli includes the following:
- a CDS encoding RsmD family RNA methyltransferase produces the protein MRIISGIHGGRKIKPPAKMPHTRPTTDIAKEGLFNILQNRMSFDGIKTLDLFGGTGCISYELASRGACDLTIIEKDSIMQNFIQQNLNMLKVENARVLKMDVFQFIENCVDTFDFIFAGPPYALGSIDEIPRIIVQRNLIAEKGFFVLEHTPRNNYETFSGFSFQRNYGTTVFSFFERLK, from the coding sequence ATGAGAATTATTTCAGGAATACATGGAGGGAGAAAGATAAAGCCACCGGCCAAAATGCCGCATACCAGACCCACTACTGATATTGCGAAGGAGGGGTTGTTTAATATTTTGCAAAACAGAATGAGTTTTGATGGCATAAAAACGCTCGACTTATTTGGAGGTACGGGGTGCATTAGTTACGAATTGGCATCACGTGGTGCATGTGATTTAACGATTATTGAAAAAGACAGCATTATGCAGAATTTTATTCAGCAAAATTTAAATATGCTGAAAGTAGAAAATGCACGCGTTTTAAAAATGGATGTTTTTCAATTTATTGAAAACTGCGTCGACACATTTGACTTTATTTTTGCCGGGCCACCTTATGCGTTAGGCAGTATTGACGAAATTCCGCGAATAATTGTACAACGAAATCTAATCGCAGAAAAAGGTTTTTTTGTATTAGAACATACACCGAGAAATAATTATGAAACATTCTCTGGATTTAGCTTTCAGCGAAATTACGGTACAACAGTTTTTTCTTTTTTCGAGAGATTAAAATAA
- a CDS encoding DUF3822 family protein — translation MTQRTFEISHEPAPLFRLVVEVGEKHIALITQNEENIPGKNFEYFNFTEEENFEKVLKEIKEQSFLFNKEYQQVKIVWSNAFAQCVPTAVSSEEIINAVHQSLENGLGETRTFVDRNDTITLPYLANKAQYNTLQIYFPKATYTHKYLEIINRFVHFSSSEKLDVLAIFYQGYFIICVKQNKELQFINALEFSSGTDVVYHILNAAKQLNIDITSTRVILSGLIDGDSSLFKEIYKYIPIIDVDTAGNAPFLNSEFSEYPSHYFVPFFKYV, via the coding sequence ATGACACAAAGAACTTTTGAAATATCGCATGAGCCCGCACCTCTTTTTCGCCTTGTTGTAGAAGTAGGAGAAAAGCATATTGCGCTTATAACACAGAATGAAGAAAATATCCCTGGTAAAAATTTTGAATATTTCAATTTCACGGAAGAAGAAAATTTCGAAAAGGTGTTGAAAGAGATAAAGGAACAATCTTTTTTATTCAATAAAGAATATCAACAGGTAAAAATCGTTTGGTCCAATGCATTTGCGCAATGTGTGCCAACAGCGGTTTCTTCAGAAGAAATTATAAATGCAGTTCATCAAAGTTTGGAAAATGGGTTAGGGGAAACAAGAACTTTTGTGGACAGAAATGACACTATCACGCTTCCTTATTTAGCAAATAAGGCTCAATATAACACTTTACAAATTTACTTTCCAAAGGCAACATATACCCACAAATATTTAGAAATAATTAATCGTTTTGTACATTTTTCTTCATCGGAAAAATTAGATGTTTTAGCTATTTTTTATCAAGGGTATTTTATCATTTGTGTAAAGCAAAACAAAGAACTACAATTCATTAATGCATTAGAATTTTCTTCCGGAACTGATGTGGTTTATCATATTTTAAATGCTGCAAAGCAGCTAAACATAGATATTACGTCGACCAGGGTTATTTTATCCGGATTAATAGACGGGGATTCTTCTTTGTTCAAGGAAATATACAAATATATTCCAATAATTGATGTAGATACTGCAGGGAATGCACCTTTTTTAAATAGCGAATTTAGCGAATACCCATCACATTATTTTGTACCATTTTTTAAATATGTATAA
- a CDS encoding pyridoxine 5'-phosphate synthase, which produces MTKLSVNINKFAVLRNSRGGNNPDVIKAAIDAQRFGADGITVHPRPDERHIRYSDVREIKKIVTTEFNIEGNCREQKFVDLVLETKPHQVTLVPDALGQITSNHGWDTIANKEYLKEMVGLFKNKNIRVSIFVDPVIGMIEGAKETGTDRIELYTEGFAVAYLKDKNKSVERYVTAAENAHQLGLGINAGHDLDLHNLKFFRQNVPYLDEVSIGHALICDALYLGFENTIQMYKRQLAE; this is translated from the coding sequence ATGACGAAATTAAGTGTAAATATTAATAAATTTGCTGTTTTAAGAAACAGCCGTGGTGGGAACAATCCTGATGTAATAAAAGCGGCAATTGATGCACAGCGTTTTGGGGCAGATGGCATTACGGTGCATCCGCGTCCAGACGAAAGACATATTCGTTACAGTGACGTGCGAGAAATAAAGAAAATAGTTACCACAGAATTTAATATTGAAGGGAATTGTCGAGAACAAAAATTTGTTGATTTGGTATTGGAAACCAAACCCCATCAAGTTACACTAGTGCCAGACGCCTTGGGTCAGATTACTAGTAATCACGGTTGGGATACTATTGCTAATAAAGAATATTTAAAAGAAATGGTGGGTCTTTTTAAGAATAAAAATATTCGCGTAAGCATATTCGTTGATCCTGTAATTGGAATGATAGAAGGCGCAAAAGAAACCGGCACGGATAGGATAGAGTTATACACAGAGGGGTTTGCAGTAGCGTATCTAAAAGATAAAAATAAATCTGTTGAAAGATATGTTACTGCTGCCGAAAATGCTCACCAATTGGGACTTGGCATCAATGCCGGCCATGATTTGGATTTGCATAATCTCAAATTCTTTCGACAAAATGTTCCTTATCTTGATGAGGTTTCTATTGGTCATGCCCTGATTTGCGATGCTTTGTATTTGGGTTTTGAAAACACAATCCAGATGTATAAAAGACAATTGGCGGAATAA
- a CDS encoding ArsC family reductase, which produces MYIVYGIKNCNTVKKSLTYLDEHKIAYRFHDYKKEGITKAKLKDWSSQLGWEKLVNKKGSTWRMLDDATKNKVTSETKAIELMMEKTSVIKRPLIENGTKVIALGFEEEVYHSIDW; this is translated from the coding sequence ATGTATATTGTTTACGGAATAAAAAATTGTAATACAGTAAAAAAATCTTTGACTTATTTAGATGAACATAAAATTGCTTATCGGTTCCACGATTACAAAAAAGAAGGTATCACGAAAGCAAAATTGAAAGATTGGTCATCACAATTGGGTTGGGAAAAGTTGGTAAATAAGAAAGGTTCCACTTGGCGAATGTTGGACGATGCTACTAAAAATAAGGTAACTTCGGAAACTAAAGCCATCGAGCTAATGATGGAGAAGACCAGTGTTATAAAAAGGCCTTTAATTGAAAATGGTACTAAGGTGATTGCACTGGGTTTTGAAGAAGAAGTGTATCATTCTATTGATTGGTAA
- a CDS encoding AsmA family protein: protein MIIFVLNIAAWLVASWYIQSHKQELLQKISAEVSENVEGNFHIDDMKPALLKGFPNIAVELRGVTLSDSSYNIYHKKLLSLQSVYIKINIFSLLTKSPRILRVTLANGYLHLFTLANGYTNSYLLKPKKKSEQKNKNSQVDFEDFGIDNVTFLFEHVPRNKKIQFLLQHIDGDIHSDLDNMYIEADTKMHVNQLGFNLKKGGYLVDKDVRANFHFTFNKHTKVLEIRQQPINISGARFIADATFNFAEKPIKYNINVTTSKIEFKESASYLTQKIQHTLRNFDLKKPIELKVNLVGYFKYPDTPIVHAQWKATENDFTLPFGQVQNASFTGSFYNNVLPDNGHGDDNTQIVLDTLTGSYLSIPFKADSVKLFNLLHPLLDFKVQSSFPVEKLNNIFGNIFLFHSGNVDLDLAYHGAIVAQDSQGHALFGNVNIKNAGFVYIPHNIRFNNGNVNLSFNGKDLNIINTSLTTESSDIAINGIAADFMNFYFQDPEKVNFVWNIYSKQLQLDEFTGLLTQNENKSAKSKNAEVVKMNDRLQTLMSQSNMLLHLKVDKLDYKSFTAKKLQVDVGLSQKKISLENGHVQFAGGNIAADGSFKPNGNSIPFALKAKVENVEVDRLFNDFGNFGQNTITAKNINGQFSSAVDIKGELKSDVSLVKNSLSGEVNFELDNGQLLNFEPLKSIQKFIFKNRNFDKISFKTIKNNLSIAEGKIKIPPMDIASNAIIMNVQGIYAVGKGTDIGIAIPLRNPKKTLERKKEGKSLGKNRGIIVHLRARDANDGTVKVVWDPLKKAPQKSDYENAE from the coding sequence TTGATAATTTTTGTATTAAATATCGCTGCTTGGTTGGTTGCTTCTTGGTATATTCAATCGCATAAGCAGGAATTATTGCAAAAAATATCTGCGGAAGTAAGCGAAAACGTTGAGGGGAATTTTCATATAGATGATATGAAGCCTGCATTGTTAAAGGGGTTTCCAAATATTGCTGTGGAACTACGTGGCGTAACTTTAAGCGATAGTTCGTATAATATTTACCACAAAAAACTATTGAGCCTGCAATCTGTTTACATCAAAATAAATATTTTTTCCCTTTTAACGAAGAGCCCTAGAATATTAAGAGTGACTTTGGCGAATGGATATTTACATTTGTTTACTTTGGCGAATGGTTATACCAATTCGTATTTGCTCAAGCCTAAAAAGAAATCCGAACAAAAAAATAAAAATTCTCAAGTTGACTTTGAAGATTTTGGAATTGATAATGTGACTTTTCTTTTTGAACACGTTCCGCGCAATAAAAAAATACAGTTTTTATTGCAGCATATTGATGGAGATATACATTCTGATTTGGATAATATGTACATAGAAGCTGACACTAAGATGCATGTAAATCAGCTAGGATTCAACTTAAAAAAGGGGGGCTATCTGGTAGATAAAGATGTACGCGCTAATTTTCATTTCACTTTCAATAAACATACGAAAGTTTTGGAAATAAGGCAACAACCTATCAATATTAGTGGTGCCAGATTTATTGCTGATGCTACCTTCAATTTTGCTGAAAAACCTATAAAATATAATATCAACGTAACCACTTCTAAGATTGAATTTAAAGAAAGTGCTTCCTATCTAACTCAAAAAATACAACATACTTTACGCAATTTTGATCTTAAAAAACCTATTGAACTAAAAGTTAATTTGGTGGGTTATTTTAAATATCCAGATACTCCAATTGTCCATGCTCAATGGAAGGCGACCGAAAATGATTTTACATTGCCCTTTGGTCAAGTACAAAATGCAAGTTTTACTGGTTCATTTTATAATAATGTTTTGCCAGATAATGGTCATGGTGATGATAACACACAGATTGTTTTAGATACACTCACAGGATCCTATTTGTCGATTCCTTTCAAGGCTGATAGTGTTAAACTTTTCAACTTATTGCATCCATTGCTCGACTTCAAAGTACAGTCATCCTTTCCTGTAGAGAAACTGAATAATATTTTTGGTAACATTTTTTTGTTTCACAGCGGAAATGTTGATTTAGATTTGGCCTATCATGGAGCTATTGTTGCTCAGGATAGTCAAGGGCATGCATTGTTTGGAAATGTAAATATCAAGAATGCGGGATTTGTTTATATACCCCATAATATTCGATTCAATAATGGCAATGTTAATTTGAGTTTTAATGGGAAAGATCTCAATATTATCAATACGAGCCTGACTACCGAAAGTAGCGATATTGCAATTAATGGGATCGCCGCTGATTTTATGAATTTTTATTTTCAAGATCCAGAGAAAGTGAATTTTGTTTGGAATATTTATAGCAAACAATTGCAATTAGATGAGTTTACCGGCTTATTAACACAGAATGAAAATAAAAGCGCGAAAAGTAAAAATGCGGAAGTGGTAAAGATGAATGATCGCTTACAAACTTTAATGAGCCAGAGTAACATGTTGCTGCATTTGAAAGTGGATAAGTTAGATTACAAAAGCTTTACAGCAAAAAAACTCCAAGTAGATGTTGGTCTGTCTCAAAAGAAGATTTCTTTAGAAAATGGACATGTTCAATTTGCCGGTGGAAATATTGCCGCAGATGGTTCATTTAAGCCGAATGGTAATTCTATCCCATTTGCATTGAAGGCAAAAGTAGAAAATGTAGAAGTAGATAGACTTTTTAATGATTTTGGTAATTTTGGACAAAATACGATAACGGCCAAGAATATTAACGGACAGTTTTCTTCGGCTGTGGATATAAAAGGAGAATTAAAAAGCGATGTTTCTCTTGTAAAAAACTCATTATCAGGTGAGGTTAACTTTGAATTAGATAATGGACAATTATTAAACTTTGAACCTCTAAAGTCTATTCAAAAATTTATTTTTAAAAACAGAAACTTTGATAAAATATCTTTTAAAACGATTAAGAATAATCTCTCTATTGCAGAAGGGAAAATAAAAATTCCTCCAATGGATATCGCATCCAATGCTATTATTATGAATGTACAGGGTATTTATGCAGTTGGGAAGGGTACTGATATTGGAATTGCAATTCCTTTGCGCAATCCAAAGAAAACTTTAGAACGAAAAAAAGAAGGCAAATCACTCGGGAAAAATAGGGGAATCATTGTGCATTTGCGAGCAAGAGATGCAAATGATGGAACAGTAAAAGTTGTATGGGATCCCTTAAAAAAGGCGCCACAAAAGAGCGATTACGAAAATGCTGAATAG
- a CDS encoding Maf family protein yields MQSIILASKSPRRKQLLEWAEIPFEIITEDTEESFPAELKIEDVPVFIAKKKVLAVAADYPQQIVLAADTIVAIDNEVIGKPKDKEEARETLQKLSGKTHRVITGVAIQLGEKEISFSDITEVTFHKLSWEQINFYVEKYQPYDKAGAYAIQEWIGVIGIKCIKGDFYNVMGLPVSRVAQELQRF; encoded by the coding sequence ATGCAATCTATTATTTTAGCATCAAAATCTCCCAGAAGAAAACAACTTTTAGAATGGGCGGAAATTCCTTTCGAAATCATTACCGAAGATACTGAAGAAAGCTTTCCCGCAGAACTAAAGATAGAAGATGTACCAGTCTTTATTGCCAAAAAAAAAGTTTTAGCAGTTGCTGCAGACTATCCTCAACAAATAGTTTTAGCTGCCGACACCATTGTTGCTATTGACAATGAAGTAATCGGCAAACCAAAAGATAAAGAAGAAGCAAGAGAAACTTTACAAAAACTTTCCGGTAAAACACATCGTGTAATTACAGGCGTAGCAATACAACTAGGTGAAAAAGAGATTAGCTTTTCAGATATTACCGAAGTCACTTTTCACAAATTGAGCTGGGAACAAATAAACTTTTATGTAGAAAAATATCAACCTTATGACAAAGCAGGCGCCTATGCTATTCAAGAATGGATAGGGGTTATTGGCATCAAATGTATCAAAGGTGACTTTTATAATGTAATGGGCTTGCCGGTGAGTCGGGTGGCACAAGAGCTTCAAAGATTTTAA
- a CDS encoding geranylgeranylglycerol-phosphate geranylgeranyltransferase encodes MRAFLKLIRWPNLVFIFLTQLLFEYCIILPVFNEAGILPNLNGIYIFALAISSILIAAGGNIINDYFDVNIDQINKPDKVIIGKYIHRHWAILFHTLFSGIGVALGFWIDYKAHTYLLGVTNFLCVTLLFIYSMVLKRKPLSGNVIIALLTAWTVFVVTFCESNKLIRLGEIINASKITRLTFLYAGFAFIISLVREMVKDMEDITGDSRYNCRTFPILFGLNAAKIYSATWLVILIVLLCIMPIYILQFGWWISALYCVIFILVPSIKILTNLFKANTSKGFHALSSSIKWIMLTGILSMIFLLLKK; translated from the coding sequence ATGCGTGCGTTTTTAAAGTTAATACGCTGGCCTAATTTAGTTTTTATCTTTCTCACACAACTATTGTTTGAGTATTGCATTATTTTACCAGTTTTTAATGAGGCAGGTATTTTACCTAATTTAAATGGTATTTATATTTTTGCATTGGCAATTTCCTCAATTTTAATTGCTGCAGGGGGCAATATTATCAACGATTATTTTGATGTCAATATTGATCAAATAAATAAACCCGACAAGGTAATTATTGGGAAATATATTCACCGGCATTGGGCAATTTTATTCCACACATTATTTAGCGGCATTGGAGTGGCTCTTGGCTTTTGGATAGATTATAAAGCCCACACATATCTACTTGGCGTCACTAATTTTTTGTGTGTGACACTGCTATTTATTTATTCCATGGTATTGAAGAGAAAGCCTTTGTCCGGGAATGTAATTATTGCATTGCTTACCGCCTGGACAGTATTTGTGGTTACATTTTGTGAAAGCAATAAACTAATAAGATTGGGCGAAATAATCAATGCAAGCAAAATTACTCGACTTACATTTTTATATGCAGGCTTTGCGTTTATTATTTCTTTAGTGCGTGAAATGGTAAAAGACATGGAGGACATTACCGGAGATAGCCGATATAATTGCAGGACTTTTCCTATTTTGTTTGGATTAAATGCTGCAAAAATTTACTCAGCCACATGGCTTGTTATATTAATTGTGCTGCTTTGTATCATGCCTATTTATATATTACAGTTTGGATGGTGGATAAGTGCATTATATTGCGTTATATTTATTTTGGTTCCAAGTATTAAAATCTTGACAAATTTATTCAAAGCAAATACCAGCAAGGGATTTCACGCTTTAAGCAGTTCCATTAAATGGATAATGCTAACAGGCATACTATCAATGATTTTTCTTTTATTAAAAAAATAA
- a CDS encoding KdsC family phosphatase, with protein sequence MNALELFKKVKAFVFDIDGVLTNGDVLILPNEQLIMARSMNTKDGYAIQMAIKQGFPVAIISGGKESGAEKRLEYLGIQHIFMGVSNKKKCLEDYIKELKLQRESILYMGDDIPDFEVMEVAGIRTCPADAVTEIKNLAQYISPYKGGNGCVRDVIEKTLKLKGYWPIHTTVKTI encoded by the coding sequence ATGAATGCATTAGAATTATTTAAAAAAGTAAAAGCTTTTGTTTTTGATATTGATGGTGTATTGACCAATGGCGATGTATTGATATTGCCTAATGAGCAATTAATAATGGCTCGTAGTATGAATACAAAAGATGGCTATGCCATTCAAATGGCCATTAAACAAGGCTTTCCTGTTGCGATTATTTCGGGAGGAAAAGAATCCGGGGCTGAAAAGAGATTAGAATATTTAGGCATTCAGCATATCTTCATGGGCGTTAGTAATAAGAAAAAATGCCTCGAAGATTATATTAAAGAACTAAAGCTTCAACGAGAGTCCATACTGTATATGGGCGATGATATTCCTGATTTCGAAGTGATGGAAGTCGCGGGAATAAGAACTTGCCCTGCGGATGCCGTTACCGAAATAAAAAATCTCGCACAATATATATCTCCCTATAAAGGAGGCAATGGTTGCGTGCGTGATGTAATTGAGAAAACTTTAAAATTGAAAGGCTATTGGCCTATACATACTACCGTAAAAACAATTTAA
- a CDS encoding ATP-binding cassette domain-containing protein, producing MQNLYPLKEGNITIGSVDIKYVSNKSLRNIVSVVPQEIDLFSGTIVENIAIGETAPDMQRILNLCHKLGIDEFIEQLPETYYSIISEQGTNLSGGQKQRIAIARALYRNPEILILDEATSSLDPVSEQKVQQTLQWFREQEKTVIIIAHRLTTIRNCDNILVLQSGKLVEMGKHEELLKNENSAYAKMWKYNTAG from the coding sequence TTGCAAAATCTGTATCCTTTAAAAGAAGGAAATATAACCATTGGTAGTGTGGATATAAAATACGTATCTAATAAGAGTTTGAGAAATATAGTAAGCGTAGTGCCGCAAGAGATAGACCTCTTTTCCGGCACCATCGTCGAAAATATTGCCATTGGCGAAACAGCGCCGGATATGCAGCGGATATTGAACTTGTGCCATAAGTTAGGCATTGATGAATTTATTGAACAATTACCCGAAACTTATTACTCAATTATCAGCGAGCAAGGAACAAATTTGTCGGGCGGACAGAAACAACGTATAGCCATCGCAAGGGCTTTGTACCGCAATCCTGAAATTTTAATTTTGGATGAAGCTACCTCTTCGCTCGACCCCGTAAGTGAACAGAAAGTTCAACAAACTTTACAATGGTTTCGTGAACAAGAAAAAACAGTTATCATTATCGCCCATCGTTTAACTACCATCAGAAATTGCGACAACATTCTCGTTTTACAATCAGGCAAGCTTGTTGAAATGGGCAAACACGAAGAACTCCTGAAAAATGAAAATAGTGCGTATGCCAAAATGTGGAAATACAATACGGCAGGTTAA
- a CDS encoding IS1634 family transposase has protein sequence MKKATKPTSSHPQWVTKHKQSGTEIKKINGRYYLYAVTSRYDKSIGRAKKISLGILGSISETEGFIPSEKKSLREKAGKTYSGKEAFAVEYGYAFWLMALLEDANILPRLQTLFPDLWQFIVSMVYCRTAYQSPLKNVPFHLEHADICQQLGWEISLSDQKMSDFLFNLGTKEASIHAYLEPSKKNRTCVLVDATDIVSHSKNIPIVEKGYNARMDFSPQFVLLYLYDAATLQPLYYRIIPGNIREVTAMKNTIAASGIQQCIFIADKGFFSENNIASLEAAQLQYIIPLRRGNKHIAYNELKDIELGDNHFEYAKRHIFFTTPSPTAAGRTVCLYLDGMLKEQEKNDYLSRISSVPEYYDKEDFKNKVGRMGTLGIIHNTSMNAEDIYLEYKQRGDIEQFFDQLKNTLSASSSYMQREESLKGWMFINHISMEVIYKIYQMLKTTPLNKKQNLNHKYSIADTIAHMKTIKKIRFSQNEFIITETDKMTRILLDKLKISIT, from the coding sequence ATGAAAAAAGCAACAAAACCTACAAGTTCCCACCCGCAATGGGTAACTAAACACAAGCAATCGGGAACGGAGATAAAAAAAATCAATGGCAGGTATTACCTGTATGCAGTAACTTCCAGATACGATAAATCAATCGGCAGGGCAAAGAAAATATCATTAGGTATATTAGGCAGTATCAGCGAAACAGAAGGGTTTATACCATCAGAGAAGAAATCTTTGCGTGAAAAAGCCGGTAAAACCTATAGCGGCAAAGAAGCTTTCGCCGTAGAATACGGTTATGCCTTCTGGCTTATGGCCTTATTGGAAGATGCAAATATTTTACCCCGGCTTCAAACACTATTTCCCGATTTATGGCAGTTTATTGTTTCAATGGTTTATTGCCGTACAGCTTATCAAAGCCCTTTAAAAAACGTTCCTTTTCATCTGGAGCACGCTGACATTTGCCAACAACTCGGATGGGAAATATCTTTAAGCGATCAAAAGATGAGTGATTTTCTTTTTAATCTCGGTACTAAAGAAGCCTCCATTCACGCCTATTTAGAACCGTCAAAGAAGAACCGTACCTGCGTATTGGTAGATGCGACAGATATTGTCAGTCATTCTAAGAATATACCCATTGTAGAAAAAGGATATAACGCCCGAATGGATTTTAGCCCTCAGTTTGTCTTACTGTACTTATATGATGCAGCCACACTCCAACCCTTATATTACCGTATTATTCCTGGGAACATCAGAGAAGTAACCGCCATGAAGAACACCATAGCTGCCAGCGGCATCCAGCAATGTATATTTATAGCGGATAAAGGATTTTTCAGCGAAAACAATATAGCGTCTTTAGAAGCAGCCCAATTGCAGTACATTATCCCTTTAAGAAGAGGCAACAAGCACATTGCTTACAATGAGTTGAAGGATATAGAACTGGGCGACAATCATTTTGAATACGCAAAACGGCATATATTCTTTACCACCCCCTCTCCAACAGCAGCAGGCAGGACGGTTTGCCTGTATTTGGACGGTATGCTCAAAGAGCAGGAAAAGAATGATTATTTATCAAGAATAAGTTCTGTCCCCGAATATTATGACAAGGAGGACTTTAAAAATAAAGTCGGCAGAATGGGAACACTTGGAATTATACATAATACTTCCATGAATGCCGAAGATATTTATCTTGAATACAAGCAAAGAGGAGATATAGAGCAGTTCTTTGACCAGCTCAAAAACACATTATCTGCATCTTCCTCTTACATGCAGCGGGAAGAATCATTGAAGGGTTGGATGTTCATTAACCATATCAGCATGGAGGTTATTTACAAAATCTATCAAATGTTAAAAACCACACCACTCAATAAAAAACAAAACCTCAACCATAAATACTCCATCGCAGATACAATAGCGCATATGAAAACAATTAAGAAAATAAGATTCTCTCAAAATGAATTCATCATTACGGAAACCGATAAAATGACCAGAATATTATTGGATAAACTGAAAATTTCTATTACCTAA
- a CDS encoding helix-turn-helix domain-containing protein, protein MEIDKEVGAKLRSMRIEQHMSQKDIAAKLNTNRATISKMVSGLIAITIATLISYCSLLSIPSWEVLKSIPFL, encoded by the coding sequence ATGGAAATAGATAAAGAGGTTGGCGCAAAACTGCGCTCCATGCGGATAGAACAGCATATGTCGCAAAAAGATATTGCCGCAAAACTGAACACTAACCGTGCTACCATATCAAAGATGGTAAGTGGTCTTATTGCTATTACTATAGCTACACTCATTAGCTATTGCAGCCTGTTGAGCATTCCCTCTTGGGAGGTACTAAAGAGCATACCTTTTTTGTAA
- a CDS encoding YajQ family cyclic di-GMP-binding protein translates to MPSFDIASKVDLQTLDNAINTVKKEIAGRYDFKNSPVNIVLNKKDFVLSLEVDSDMKMKQLIDVIISRSMKQGIDASAFNFEKDAYPSGKVIKKEVSVQNGLGQDDAKKIVKQIKDSGLKVQVQIMDDIVRVTGKKIDDLQEVIALLRSSDLKLPLSFVNMK, encoded by the coding sequence ATGCCCTCATTCGATATTGCCAGTAAAGTTGATTTACAGACTTTAGACAACGCTATCAATACGGTAAAAAAAGAAATTGCCGGCCGTTACGACTTTAAAAACTCTCCAGTAAATATTGTGTTAAATAAAAAAGATTTTGTTCTAAGTCTGGAAGTAGACAGTGACATGAAGATGAAACAATTGATTGATGTAATTATTTCGCGCTCCATGAAACAAGGCATTGATGCTTCTGCTTTTAATTTTGAAAAAGATGCCTATCCGAGCGGAAAAGTTATCAAAAAAGAGGTTTCTGTTCAAAACGGGTTGGGGCAAGACGATGCAAAAAAAATAGTAAAACAAATAAAAGATAGTGGGCTGAAAGTACAGGTTCAAATAATGGACGACATTGTACGTGTGACCGGCAAGAAAATTGATGACTTACAAGAAGTAATTGCATTACTGAGGTCTTCTGATTTGAAATTGCCCTTGAGTTTCGTAAATATGAAATGA
- a CDS encoding DUF4290 domain-containing protein → MEYNTGRSLLSMKEYGRHIQKMVNYLLTIEDKTKRQEQASVLIELMGFLNPHLKNVEDFRHKLWDHLYYMSDFKLDVDSPYPIPTKETYKIKPDPLPYPKRYPKKRHLGKNIERVVEKALSETNEEKRQGFAHSIAYYMKLSYSNWHREMVSDQAIQVELDSISGGQLSVDNVPFVRKDREEFKANNARKNFGNRNNNNGRSNNNGNGRNNNGNRGNNGNNNNGNRNNNNRNAGFKKRY, encoded by the coding sequence ATGGAATACAATACCGGACGCTCTCTCCTGAGCATGAAAGAATATGGACGACATATTCAAAAAATGGTTAATTACCTACTTACAATTGAAGATAAAACAAAAAGGCAAGAACAAGCCAGTGTTTTAATTGAACTTATGGGATTCTTGAACCCTCACTTGAAAAATGTGGAAGACTTCCGCCACAAATTATGGGACCATCTATACTATATGAGTGATTTTAAATTGGACGTAGATAGTCCATATCCAATTCCTACTAAAGAAACCTATAAAATCAAACCGGATCCTTTGCCTTATCCCAAAAGGTACCCTAAAAAGAGACATCTTGGGAAAAATATCGAGAGGGTCGTTGAGAAAGCTTTATCAGAAACAAATGAAGAGAAGAGACAAGGTTTTGCCCATTCAATTGCTTATTATATGAAGCTGTCATACAGTAATTGGCACAGGGAAATGGTTTCTGATCAAGCCATACAGGTGGAGTTAGATTCTATTTCTGGTGGTCAGCTTTCTGTGGATAATGTACCTTTTGTGCGTAAAGACCGTGAAGAGTTTAAGGCAAATAATGCACGAAAAAACTTTGGTAACAGAAATAATAATAATGGTCGGAGCAACAACAACGGAAATGGAAGGAATAATAATGGCAATCGGGGTAATAATGGCAATAATAACAATGGTAACCGGAATAATAACAACCGCAATGCTGGCTTTAAAAAGCGCTACTAA